From a region of the Pseudanabaena sp. ABRG5-3 genome:
- a CDS encoding phycobilisome linker polypeptide yields MRSFKITACVPSQTRIRTQRELQNTYFTKLVSYDNWFAEQQRIMKMGGKILKVELATGKPNTNTGLL; encoded by the coding sequence ATGCGGAGTTTTAAAATCACTGCTTGTGTACCTAGCCAAACTCGCATACGTACACAACGAGAGTTGCAAAATACCTATTTCACGAAGTTAGTTTCCTACGACAACTGGTTCGCTGAACAGCAACGCATTATGAAAATGGGTGGCAAAATTCTTAAGGTTGAACTAGCTACAGGTAAGCCAAACACAAATACTGGCTTGCTTTAA
- the apcB gene encoding allophycocyanin subunit beta — MAQDAITSVINSADVQGKYLDAASLEKLKNYFATGELRVRASQAIAANSATIVKEAVAKSLLYSDVTRPGGNMYTTRRYAACIRDLDYYLRYATYAMLAGDASILDERVLNGLKETYSSLGVPVVSTIQAIQAIKEVAASIVGSDAGKELGIYLDYISSGLS; from the coding sequence AAGTACCTTGATGCAGCTTCTTTGGAAAAGCTAAAGAATTATTTCGCAACTGGCGAACTTCGCGTTCGTGCTTCTCAAGCGATCGCTGCTAACTCTGCAACCATCGTTAAGGAAGCTGTTGCTAAGTCCTTGTTGTACTCTGATGTTACCCGTCCCGGTGGCAACATGTACACCACCCGTCGTTATGCAGCTTGCATCCGCGACCTCGACTACTACCTCCGCTATGCAACCTATGCAATGCTAGCTGGTGATGCATCTATTCTTGATGAGCGCGTACTCAACGGCTTGAAAGAAACCTACAGCTCTCTTGGAGTACCTGTAGTTTCCACCATTCAAGCAATCCAAGCGATCAAGGAAGTTGCTGCTAGCATCGTTGGTTCTGACGCTGGTAAAGAATTGGGTATCTACCTTGATTACATCAGCTCTGGCTTGAGCTAA